The following proteins are encoded in a genomic region of Drosophila willistoni isolate 14030-0811.24 chromosome 3R, UCI_dwil_1.1, whole genome shotgun sequence:
- the LOC6650073 gene encoding dnaJ homolog subfamily C member 30, mitochondrial, producing MLKHGQLMWRYLVPRHLHTSCPLGQQINYYDALGIAKRSTQNEIKAAYYKLSMVYHPDRNQGSESAAKKFREINQAYEVLGNYRLRRLYDKGIVHTAGSQYAQDIHDQAAEAVEDDPETKFYKSRFKKSKVADTEGRTPIYDFDEWSRAHYGKNFERRQTAQAKYERIRVQKEQNSISKQTDTVMIAFIFAAVAVYLMFMAESSYDTPQQRADSKQRSEKGGAGTT from the exons ATGTTGAAGCATGGTCAGCTCATGTGGCGATATCTAGTGCCCCGCCATTTGCATACGAGCTGTCCGCTTGGGCAGCAAATCAACTACTACGATGCCTTGGGAATAGCAAAGAGATCCacacaaaatgaaatcaaagctgCGTATTATAAATTGTCCATGGTTTATCATCCGGACAGGAATCAGGGAAGTGAGAGCGCCGCCAAGAAATTTCGGGAGATTAATCAGGCGTATGAAGTTTTGG GTAACTATCGACTAAGGCGGCTCTATGACAAGGGAATTGTCCATACTGCAGGCTCTCAATATGCTCAGGATATACACGACCAGGCGGCAGAGGCGGTGGAGGATGATCCAGAGACCAAGTTCTACAAGTCACGTTTCAAGAAGTCCAAAGTGGCCGATACTGAGGGTCGAACTCCTATCTACGATTTCGATGAATGGTCGCGTGCGCACTatggcaaaaattttgaacGTCGCCAGACGGCCCAGGCCAAATACGAAAGGATTCGAGTGCAAAAGGAGCAGAATAGCATATCCAAGCAGACGGATACTGTGATGATTGCCTTCATTTTTGCCGCCGTGGCCGTTTATTTGATGTTCATGGCTGAGAGTTCCTACGACACGCCCCAACAGCGGGCGGATAGCAAGCAGCGAAGCGAAAAGGGAGGTGCGGGCACTACCTAG
- the LOC6650074 gene encoding probable 18S rRNA (guanine-N(7))-methyltransferase — protein MARRPEHSAPPEIFYNDDEAKKYSTNSRIIEIQVEMAERALELLALPDDDETRLILDIGCGSGLSGSVLEDSDHMWIGIDIAKAMLDIAQEREVGGDVVLGDMGEGMPFRPGTFDGAISISALQWLCNADKSYHNPHKRLLKFFTTLYSCLTRTARAVFQFYPENSDQVDMVTSQAMKAGFYGGLVVDYPNSARAKKYYLVLMTGGAAELPKALGSAEDERRVNYIKKRDACRDARGKAPKKSRDWILAKKERRRRQGLETRPDTKYTARKRSGRF, from the exons ATGGCCAGACGACCAGAGCACTCGGCACCGCCGGAAATA ttCTACAATGACGATGAGGCCAAGAAATATTCCACAAA CTCCCGCATAATTGAAATCCAAGTGGAGATGGCAGAACGTGCCCTAGAACTGTTAGCTCTgcctgatgatgatgagaccCGTTTGATTCTGGACATTGGATGCGGCTCTGGACTTTCTGGCAGTGTCTTGGAGGACAGCGATCACATGTGGATTGGCATTGACATAGCCAAAGCCATGCTGGACATCGCCCAGGAGCGTGAGGTGGGCGGAGATGTTGTTCTAGGCGACATGGGCGAGGGCATGCCCTTTAGGCCGGGCACATTCGATGGTGCCATTTCGATATCTGCCCTTCAATGGCTATGCAACGCCGACAAGTCCTATCACAATCCTCACAAGCGTCTGCTAAAATTCTTCACTACGCTCTACTCCTGCCTGACACGTACAGCTCGTGCAGTGTTCCAGTTCTATCCCGAAAACTCGGATCAAGTTGATATGGTGACATCACAGGCAATGAAGGCCGGTTTCTATGGCGGCTTGGTTGTGGATTATCCGAATTCGGCTAGGgccaagaaatattatttGGTCCTAATGACTGGAGGAGCAGCCGAGTTACCCAAAGCCTTAGGCTCTGCTGAGGACGAGCGACGCGTTAATTATATCAAGAAGCGCGACGCTTGCCGTGATGCTCGTGGCAAAGCCCCAAAGAAATCTCGTGACTGGATCCTGGCCAAAAAGGAGCGCAGACGTCGCCAGGGACTGGAGACACGACCGGATACCAAATATACCGCACGCAAGCGGAGTGGACGGTTTTGA